The sequence TAACGTTTGCTGCAATTACTGTGGCATTAATAAGCGGTGCTGTTATTGAAAGAATGAAGTTTCAAGCTTGGTTAATATTTGCTATTTTATGGGCAACTTTTGTATACTCTCCTATAGCTCACTGGGTATGGGGTGGAGGATTTTTATCAAAATTAGGAGCTTTAGACTTTGCCGGTGGAACTGTTGTTCATATAAACGCAGGGGTTGCTGGGCTTGTTCTTGCAATACTACTGGGTAAAAGAAATGATTATGGCAAAAAAGCTATCTTGCCATCTTCAATCGTGCTAACAGTTGCCGGTGCAGCTTTATTATGGTTTGGATGGTTTGGTTTTAATGCAGGTAGTGAACTTGGAGCAGATGGAATTGCAGCTTCAGCTCTTTTAGTAACAAACACAGCAGCAGCTCTTGGAGCAATTACATGGATGTTAGTTGAGTGGATGGTAACTAAAAAACCAACTTTACTTGGTGCAGCTTCTGGAGTAGTATCAGGTCTTGTAGCAATTACACCTGCAGCAGGTTTTGTAGATATAATAGGCAGCATAGTAATAGGTTTAGTATCTGGTGTAATCGGTTTTATTGGCGTTTACTGGTTAAAATCTAAGTTAAAATACGATGATTCCTTAGATGCTTTTGGAGTGCATGGATTAAATGGTATATGGGGTGCGATTGCAACGGGTATTTTTGCAAATCCAAACGTAAACTCTGTCGGAAAAGGTCTACTGTATGGTAATCCGGGACAGGTAATAGTCCAATTTGAAGCAGTTTTAGCTACCATAGTCTATACAGCTATCATGACAGCTATTTTATACTTCATCACATCTATTTTAACCGGTGGAGCAAGGGTTGACGAAGAAATAGAAGTTGTTGGACTTGATGAATCAGTTCATGGAGAAAGAGGCTTTGAAATCTAATAAAAATTTTAATTTAAAGGAGGTATTTGTCATGAAAAAATTAGCAGTACTATCAGGAGCAATCTTCAGCGTTGCAGTTGCAAATGCTGGACAGATCACTGTAGCAAACAGTGATATTAAAATTGATGGAGCATTGACAACAGGCTATTTTACATCAAACAACACTGGTCCAAGCAATAGCAATCATGACAGCTTTAAAGTGTCTAACTTTATTCTTGGGCTTAGCTCTGATGCAAAGGATGGAGGAATTGGCTTTAATGTAGGATTTGGAACAGTATTACTTCCAACAGTTTATGACGGTGGATTGGTTGATAATAAAGCTATCATAAACAAAAGCTTTGGACCTATCTATGCAGTATTAAGCTATAAACCAATTAGCAGTCTAACACTTGATGCAGGACTACTTACAACAAACATTGGATACGAACTTGCAACGTCATTTACAAATCCAAACATCACATACGGAGCTGTATGGTCTGCACAGCCATTTATTTATCCTGGTGCAAGAATCACTTATGCAGTAGGAGATATTAAATTCTACGCAGAAGCAAGCAAAGATAAAGGATATTCAGATGGAAACACTTCACTTCCAACTTCTGGAGCTTATGCGGTAGGTTCTCTCGGTACGCTTTATGGTGTTAATTATGCAATATCTTATTATGATTACACAGCATACAAAAACTTGGTAGATATTGTCCTTTCAAAATCTATTAATGATAATTTAGACGTAGGAATTAACTTTGACTATCAATGGTTAGATAGTACAGCAAAAGTTTCTGGAAATGATAGTAAAGGCTACGGTGTAGCTGGCTATGTTGTTCCAAAATTTGGTAATTTATCTTTACCTGTTAGAATTGAATATGTGAATGATGGTTCTAAGGGAAAAGAAAGTGGTATTTATAATAGTGTATCTAAAGCCTGGACTATTGCAGCAACTCCAACATTTAGACCAACAAAAAACACATACATTAGAGCTGAAGTTTCTTATGTAAACTCAGATGAGAAAATATTTAAAGATAGCTCTGGAAATTCAAAAGATACAAAAGTATCTGCTGCTGAGTTAGGATTTTTGTTCTAACAAGTTTTCAGGTTAAACCTCCAACACCTTACCTCCAAGGTTTAAGCCTTGGGGGATTTTTATATTTGATGTTAAGTGCTTATATAGGGTGTTCTAAAATTTTTGTAAATTTACCTTTTTGTCATCCTGAGGATGTAAGTCCGAAGGATCTTATTTTTTAATATTTTTTTAATATTTTTTGAAAAGAAAAAAACAGGAGATTCTTCGCTTCGCTCAGAATGACGATGTGAATTTTTGGAACACTTTCGTTAAGTGCTTGTATAGAGAGTATTTTAAAAATTTCTGTTAGTTGTATGATGTATATAATATAAATTTAGCTTGTCTTTGTTGAGTTATCCTAAAGCCGAAGGCTAAAATGTTTCCTCTTAAAAGGAGAGAAAATGAGTGAATAAGTTAGAAGTAAAATGGAGAAAATTCTTCGCCGGAAGCAGAATGACAAATAATGTTATCTTTCCTTTAATGTTTATCAATCAAATTTTTTTGTCATCCAGCAGCGCAGTGAAGGATCTCATTTTTTGATTTTTTGATTTGAAAAGAAAAGTAAGAGATTATTCGCTTCGCTCAGAATGATAACATTGACTCGTTCCGTGTCATCCTGATGACGTAGTCCGAAGGATCTTCTTTTTAATTCTGTAAAAATCACTACTAATTTCTCACCCCCAAGTATATAACTTTTAAAAAATATTTATTTATCAAAATCTTACGTTATTTTTTAAAATTTCTTAACATTTATTTCATGACAAATTGTTGCATAAAAAATATGCAATCAAACATTGTTATATTAAAAAATATTTTAAATTCAATATCTTTTTAATCTGAAATAAATTATCTTATTGCATTTAATAAAACAGTGTTTGAAAATTAAGGAAAAATTTGACATACAATTTATTTTCAGTAAAATACTGTTTGATTTTAATAAATATAACTCTGTTATAGGAGGTTTAAAAAATGGAAAAGGCAGATTTACTTTTGAAGGTTGATGAAAAATACTATCCTCCAAAGGAGATAGTAGAAAATGCCTGGGTTAAAGATTATGAATCTCTTTACAAGAAGTCTATTGAGAATAGAGAGGCTTTCTATGAAGAGATTGCTAACGAATTAGAATGGTTTCAAAAGTGGGACAAAGTTTTAGAATGGAACTATCCTTATGCAAAATGGTTTATAAATGCTAAAACAAACATCACTTATAACTGTATAGACAGACATGTAAAAAATGGCAAAAGAAATAAGGTGGCTTTTATCTCGGTAGATGAGGAAGGAAATGAGAGAAAGGTGACTTACGGTGAGCTTTTAGATTTAGTTAGCAGGCTTGCAAATGGTTTAAAATCTCTTGGAATTAAAAAGGGTGATAGGGTTTCTATCTACATGCCTAACACTGTTGAAGCTGCAATAGCAATGCTTGCTTGTGCAAGAATCGGGGCTATACATAGCGTAGTTTTTGCAGGATTTAGCGAAGGAGCTTTAAAAATCAGAATAGATGATGCTAAGGCTAAGGCTGTAATTACTGCAACTTATACAAAAAGAAGAGGTAAAAAAATACCATTATTCCCAACAGTAAAAGAAGCAATTAGAGATTTAGATTTTGTAGAAAAAATAATACTTTGGGATAGAGATAACGAGCTTTCTGACGAGTACGAAGAGTATAACGTAGTAGATTTTTACAAGCTTATCAAAAATTCATCTAAAGATTGTCCGCCGGAGATTCAAGACGCAGAAGACCCATTATTCATACTTTATACATCAGGAACAACAGGAAAGCCAAAAGGCGTTCTTCATACTACCGGCGGATACATGGTTAATACGTACATGACTTCAAAATATGTTTTTGACTTAAAAGAGAATGATATTTATTGGTGTACAGCAGACGTAGGTTGGATTACTGGTCATAGTTATATTGTTTATGGACCTTTGGCTAACGGTGTTACTTCAATCATGATGGAAGGTGTGCCAGTATATCCACATCCGGGTATTTGGTGGGAGTATGTAGAAAAGTACGGCGTTAACGTGTTCTACACAGCACCAACTGCCATAAGAATGTTAATGAGATTTGGAGATGAAATACCGGCTAAGTATGATTTATCAACATTAAAGGTTTTAGGTTCTGTTGGTGAGCCAATCAACCCAGAGGCATGGCTATGGTACTACAAAAATATAGGAAGAGGAAAAGCAGTAATCGTTGATACATGGTGGCAAACTGAAACAGGAGCTCATATGATTACAACAGTCCCAAGCTATCCTGCAAAACCGGGTAAAGCTGGTAAACCAATGTTTGGAATTGAAGTTGCAGTAGTAGATAAACAAGGAAATCCAATGCCACCAAACCAAGTTGGTCATTTGGTAATCAAAAACCCATGGCCTTCTATGCTTAGAACTTGCTGGGGAGAGCCAGAAAGATATGAAAAATACTGGAATGAAATCCCTGGCTACTATTCAGCCGGAGACTTAGCCGCAATAGACGAGGAAGGTTATGTGATGGTTGTTGGTAGAGCTGATGATGTTTTAAGCGTAGCAGGACACAGAATCGGTACTGCAGAAGTTGAATCAGCTATTGTAGAAAACAATGCAGTAGCAGAAGCAGCAGTAATTGGAAAGCCTAACGAAATCAAAGGTGAATCTATTAAAGCGTTTGTAATCTTAAAAGAAGGATATGAGCCTTCAGAAGAGTTAAAAGAAAGAATCAAGGATACTGTAAGAGATGTTCTTGGACCAATAGCTGTTCCGGACGAGATTGAGTTTGTTGATAAATTGCCAAAAACAAGAAGCGGAAAAATAATGAGAAGATTGTTAAAAGCAAGAGAACTTGGCTTAGAAATTGGCGATACTTCAACATTAGAAGAATAAGATTTTTCATACGCCCTCCTTCTTTTGAAAGGAGGGTTTTTTATTGATTTTTAAAGCAAAATATAACAATGTTATAAAGATGATAATAAAACAATGTTTTAAATAAATTTTATACCTTTGAGTGAGAAATTAGCGGTTTTTATAGAATTTAAAAATGAGATCCTTCGGACTTACGTCCTCAGGATGACAAGGTAAGAGTAGGGGCGATTCATGAATTACCCTTCCGAAAGTAAAATTGTCATTCTGAGCGAAGCGAAGAATCTCATGTTTTTATTAAATTTCTCATCCGATGTATTAAAACAATGTTTTAAATAAAATTTATAAAAGGAGGTTAACATGAAAAAAACACTTTTAGTAGCAGCGTTGTTATCAGCTACAGTAAGCCAATCTATGGCAGCTAATGACCTTGAATCTGCATTCAAAGAATCAAAGGTCATGGGGCAGTTTAGAGCTTTCTACATTGACAGAGATTATGATGTTGCAAACAGTAAAGGTGATAGGTCAGCCTTTGCAATTGGTGGAAAGTTTGGCTTTGAGACTGCAGCAGTAAATGGCTTAAAATTTGGAATCATGGCTTACACTACAAACGGAATCAACGCAAATCGTGAAAGTTGGCGAAATAATCCACCGTATAACGGAAACCCTCATATGGACCCTTCTTTATTTGGGAAAGATAGAAAAAGCGTCACTTATATCGGTCAGTTGTATTTAGATTACAAATATCAAAACACGGCTGTTAAGATTGGAAGACAAGAGATTAACACTCCAATGGCTGGCATGGACGATGCAAGAATGCTTCCAAACCTTTTTGAAGGTGCATTAATCACAAATAAAGATATACCAAAAACAACCATTATAGCAGGACACTTTTGGAATATGGCATACGGAACATTTGCAAACGCTTACTCTGCTTGCTCTTATTTGGGTTTACAATCAGGTTATGGTTGTGGTGGATATACTGCATTAAATCAGGGCTTAGCTAAATATGACACAGGAAATTTCTTAAACATGGGTAAACAAGCTATTGGAAAAGCAAACGCTGGTGTTTCTGTGATTGCTGCAATCTATGAAGGACTACCAAACTTAAAGCTTCAAGCTTGGGATTACTACGCATGGGATATGCTTAACATTTTATACTTACAAGGTGATTATACGTTAAAACTATCTGATGTAAAAACTACATTGTCAGCTCAGTATATTAACGAAACAAACGTTGGAAACAACATTAAAAATGTATTTGGAAAAGAAGTAGGGGCAAATTTATTCGGTGCTAAGGTAAACTTTAATATTCCAATGCCTGTAGTTGAAAACTTTAATCTTTATGCTGCATACTCTCAAACCGGAAAAGATGAAGGAAAGCTTTTAAACGGTGGATTAATCACTCCATGGGGCGGAACACCGGGATTTGTACAAGGTACTGTTACAAGACTTAGTTATGTAGCTGATACATCTGCATGGAAAGTTGGAACATCTTTTGACATAATCAAAGGATTAAACTTACACCTTGCATACTCATATTTTAATGTAGGAAGTAAAGCTGTGTATTCCAACAGAACCCACGATGCTTCAGAAACAAACTGGGACTTAACATGGAAATGTAGATTAATTAAAAACCTTGAGTTAAAGGCAAGAGGAATTTACACATGGAACTTTGTACCGGGTCAAAACTTTACAGAATACAGACTTATTGCAAACTATAATTTCTAATAATTTAAAAAAGGGAGGTAAGGCTATGAACAAAGGATTGATTGAAAAAATCAAAAATGACCCAGATTTTCAAAAGCTTGTAAAGGAAAGAACAAGGATAATGATTATCCTAACATTGGTTGAGCTTGTAGTTTACTTTGGTTTTATATTGTTGGTTGCATTTAACAAAGAGTTTTTAGCTCAAAAACTTGGAGAAGGTGCAACAACTATCGGCATTCCAATAGGAATTGGTGTAATCGTAATCTCATTTCTTTTAACAGGAATCTATGTTTATATAGCTAACAAAGATTTTGATGAATTAACAGAAAAAATAAAGCAAAAGTATGCAAGGGAGGTGTAAGCTATGACTAAAAGGAGTTTGATGTTTTATCTATTAAGTGTGGCTGTTGTAGGATTTGCCTTTGCAGCCGGCGGATTAGAAGGACCGGTTCAAAAGCAAGCTGTAAACCCACTTGCAATAACGATGTTTATAATCTTTGTTGCTGCAACCCTTGGAATTACATACTGGGCTGCAAAAAGAACAAAAACAGCTAAGGATTTCTACACAGCAGGCGGTGGAATTACAGGATTTCAAAATGGTCTTGCAATAGCCGGTGATTACATGTCTGCTGCATCTTTCCTTGGAATTGCCGGACTTGTTTATACATCCGGATATGATGGATTGCTTTACTCTATTGGTTTCTTAGTTGGTTGGCCTATCGTTATGTTTTTGCTTTCTGAGCCGCTTAGAAATCTTGGAAAGTATACCTTTGCAGACGTAACATCTTTTAGACTTGAACAAAGAAGAATAAGAATTCTTGCTGCAATTGGTTCTCTGTCTGTTGTAACATTCTATCTTATTGCTCAAATGGTTGGTGCTGGTAAGCTTATACAGTTGTTATTTGGTTTACCTTACTCAACGGCTGTTATAGTTGTTGGTTCATTGATGATAATCTACGTTGCGTTTGGTGGAATGCTTGCAACAACTTGGATTCAGATTATAAAAGCTATTTTACTCCTTGGTGGCGCTTCATTTATGGCGTTTATGGTGTTGGTCCATTTTGGATTTAGTTTTGAAAATCTCTTCCAAACAGCAGTGTCGGTTCACTCAAAAGGTGAAAAGATAATGGCTCCGGGTGGTCTTGTTTCTGACCCATTAAACGCTATCTCTCTTGGACTTGCTTTAATGTTTGGAACAGCTGGATTGCCACACATCTTAATGAGATTCTTTACAGTTCCTAACGCGAAAGAGGCAAGAAAATCAGTATTCTTTGCAACAGGCTTTATTGGATACTTCTACATCTTAACGTTCATCATTGGATTTGGTGCTATTGCTTTATTCGTTCAACATCCAGAATACTTCCAAAATGCTAAACAAATCGTTATTGATGGAATTACTAAAATAGTTGATGCTAACGATCCTGCTAAAAACTTAATCGGTGATAAAAAGGCTCTTGTTGGCGGAGAAAATATGACAGCTATTCACTTAGCCGAAGCTGTTGGTGGACCTGCGTTTATGGGATTTATCTCTGCGGTTGCTTTTGCTACAATCCTTGCAGTAGTATCCGGTTTAACACTTGCAGGAGCTTCTACTGTATCCCACGACCTTTATGCTAACGTTTTTGCAAAAGAAAAAGATGAACAAAAAGAAGTTAAAGTTTCCAAAATAGCTACAATTATCATTGGTATCTTTGCAATCATCCTTGGAATTGTTTTTGAAAAACAAAACGTTGCGTTTATGGTTGGTTTAGCTTTTGCAATTGCCGCATCTGTTAACTTCCCAATTCTTATCTTATCTATTTATTGGAGAAATTTAACAACAACAGGTGCATTCTGGGGCGGACTTGCAGGCTTAGTTGTAGCTCTTGTCTTAATCGTTATCTCTCCAACAGTTTGGGTTGACGTACTTAAAAATCCAGAGCCAATCATAAAACTCAAAAACCCGGCTATCTTCTCAATGCTAACTACTTTTGTATTAACAATACTTATCTCTAAACTTGATAACAGCCAAAGAGCAAAAGAAGACAGAGAAGGATTTGAGCCGCAATATATTAGAACCCAAACAGGTATAGGTGCAGAAGGTGCTATACATCATTAATTAATTTTTATGGTGGGCTTATCTGCCCACCTCTTACATAAAGGAGTAAAATAATGAGCATCGTTGATATAGAGCTTTATCTAAAACAAATCTATCCATTTGAGCTTTTAACCAATCAAGAACTGTCAGAGATTGTAAATAACTTAGTCATTGAATATTACAATAAAGGTCAAAAAATAGAAGATGTTGATAATTATCTTTATGTTGTTTTAAAAGGCGTAGTCGTTGAAAAAGATAGTCTTGGCAATGAGGTAGGTTACTTTGGTCAAGGAAGTTTTTTTGATATCAGCAGAGTGATTAACGGGTCTGAAAACATTTTCGAAGCCTTTGAAGAGAGTATTTTATACAAAATAGATAAAAAGATAATCCTAAAACTTATTAATGAAAATGAAAGATTTGGAGAGTACTTTAAAAAATCTACAAAAGAAAAGCTTTCTTCAATAGCTTCAGAAAATCCGTACTTCTTTTTGAAAGTAAAAGAGGTAGAACTCCAACAGCCGGTTATAGTATCAAAAGATACAACCATCTATGACGCAGTCAAAGAAATGACAGAAAAAGGAGCCTATTCGGTCATAGTTGATTTTGGAAATGGTGAGTATGGAATCATTACAGACTCAGATATAAGAAAAAAAGTTATACTTCAAAATATAAGCACTTTTGAAAACGTTGAAAAAATAGCTACAAAAGGACTCATTACAATAAATGCAGATTCATTTTTATTTGATGCAATATTTTTGATGATTAAGCATAATATTAAAAGAGTTGTTGTCGAAGAAAACGGCAAGATCATAGGCATTTTAAACGAAATTGACTTACTGTCTTTATACTCTAACCAGCCACAGTTTTTAGCTTTGAGAGTTGAAAGAGCAAAATCAATCAAAGATTTGAAAATCCTTTCAGATTCCATTGCAAGAACTGTAAAGATTCTTCACAAAGAAGGAATAAGAACAAGACACATTATGAAAATCGTTTCGGAGATAAACACAAGGATATTTAAAAAGGCATTTTTACTTACAGCACCGGCAGAGCTTTTAAACCATTCAAGCCTCATTGTTATGGGAAGCGAAGGAAGAAAAGAGCAGATTTTAAAGACAGACCAAGACAACGGTTTAATCCTTGAAGATGGCTATCAAAATCCAAATTTAGAAGCTATTTCACAAAACTTTATAGAAGCACTAAAAGAGCTTGGCTATCCAGAGTGTAAAGGAAATGTAATGATTACAAATCCATATTGGAGAAAATCTATAAGTGAGTTTAAAAACTCTGTTATTGATTATGCAAATCATATCACACCGGAAAATATGCTAAACTTGGCCATTCTTATAGATGCTAAATATATCATCGGAAGAGAAGACCTTTGCAATGAGCTTATAGACTTTATGTTTTCAAAAATTTCAGACAATAAAACGTTTTTATCATATTTTGCACTTCCTACCATTCAGTTTAAAACACCACTGACATTTTTTGGCACTTTTGAAACAGAAAAGGGTGAACATAAAGGAGAATTAGACATAAAAAAAGGTGGTATCTTCCCAATCGTTCATGGCATAAGGTCGTTAGCAGTTGAAAACAAAATAAGAGAGACTAATACATTTGAAAGAATAAAAAGACTGTCAGAAGTAGGTATTTTTAACAGAGAGTTTGCATCAGAGCTTATAGAAGCATTAGAATTTTTCCTTACTTTAAGACTTAGAGAGAGACTGAGAAAGATGGAGATGGGCAAACAACCAGATGATTATATCAACATTAACTTACTTTCAAACTTTGAGAAAGACCTTCTAAAAGACGCCTTTAAAATCGTAAATAAATTTAAAGATTTAATCATCAATCATTTTAAACTAAACTATATATCGTGAATAGCATATTAGAAAGATTAAGCTTTTATTATAAGAAAAAACGATTAAAAAATCCAAAATACAGCTTTCTGTTTGAAGAACCACCGGAAAATGAGTATGTAGCTTTTGATACAGAAACTACAGGTTTAAATCCAAAAGTTGATGATATTTTGTCAATCGCAGCAGTAAAGATAAAGGATAATAAAATACTTTTAAATGAAAGGTTTAACGTAATTGTTAAACCAGATAGAGAAATTAACGAAGACGCTATAAAAATTCACGGACTTAGAAAAAAAGACCTTGAATCCGGTATACCAATAGAAGAAGCAGTTGATAGATTTGTACATTTTATAGTAAGCAGACCACTTGTAGGTTATTACTTAGAGTTTGACGTTGCAATGATAAACAAATATTTTAAAAAACTCTCCGGAACAACATTGCCAAACAAACAGATAGAAGTATCGGCACTTTATTATGATTACAAAATCGGATTAATTCCACAGGGATTTGTTGATTTAAGATTTGATTCTATCCTCAAAGATTTAGACATACCTACCTTTGGAAAACATGATGCTTTAAATGATGCCATCATGACAGCACTGATTTTTTTAAAGTTAAAAAATAAATAAGTAGGGTTGTCTAATGAAAGAAGTTAAACTTCCTTTTTTAGAACATATAGGGGCTGTTATTGAAGATTTAGACCAAGAAAAAGCAGTATTAAGCATAGATATTAAAGATTATCACTTACAACATCTTGGATACGTTCATGGTGGAGTTATATCCAGTTTAGCAGATAACACAGGATGGTATGCAGTAATTTCAAATTTACCGGAGAATAAAACTTCTGTAACAATTGAGATAAAAATTAACTATCTAAAACCGGCAAAGGAAGGAAAATTAAAAGCGATAGGAAGAGTCTTAAAATTAGGTAAAAGTGTAGCCTTTGCAACGGTGCAGCTGTATTCAAACGATGACCTTGTAGCATATGCAACAGGAACCTATGCTATATTAACGATGCAGCAAGTTGAAAAACTTTGACTTAGCCAAGTTGACATAAAATAATCTGATGTTATTGTTCTAAATCTGCACGTAGAATCCTAGATTTTTTGAATTTTTTGCCCAACCTTTGAGTTATTACAAGAGGTTACGAAATAAAGCACCGCCTAAAGCGGTGCAGGATATATCAGTTAAAAATTAACCGCAAGAGAATGAGTTTCCGCAACCACAAGAGCCTACTGCATTTGGATTTTTAATTGTAAATCCACCACCCATAAAGTCCATAACGTAATCTAAAACTGCTCCGTTAATATAAGGAGCTGAGAATTCATCGATAGCGATTTTTACGCCATTTTCAGTTTCAACTACTTTGTCATTTTCTGCAATTTCATCATCAAATCCCATAGCGTACTGGAATCCAGAACATCCGCCAGGAACTACCCTAACCCTTAAAATTGGGTTTTCAATTTGATTTTCGTCTGCTATTCTTTTTATTTCTCTAGCAGCCGCTTCTGTTACAATAAAATTTACTGTTTGTACTGACATATTCGATTCCTCCTAAATAAATTTTTCTCTATCTAAAATATTACATAATATTTTTTATTGTTATGATACATATCAGAAGGAGTTGTATTCTGAAGCTGCTTATAAACATCATATCGTCATTTCTGTATAAATCATACCAGTTTGGGAAAAATCCGATTCGTTCGAATTCATAATATCACAAAAGTATTGTAAAGGTGATTTTTTGTTTAAACTATGATGAGGTCTTTCTGTGTTATACCATAACATATATTACAGCATCTTTTTTTTGATACATAACGATTTTTTAAAGAACAGAATTGTTATTTATATATGGTAGATTTTGATACACCAAAAGCTTCAACTGCAAGTTTTACTACAGTGTTTTAAAGCAAATTCTACAACTTGTAATCTAAAGATTATTTCTGGATGTTTTTGCATAACATCATCTAATTCTTTTACTTGTTTTAAAAGCTTTCTTTCAAGTGTATTAATTCTCTGAATGTAGGTAGATGTTCCTACTTTCTTTCTCATCTTTATCCTCCGATTTTCATGATTTTAAATTCTTATATAATATTTTCCCATGTTTCTTTTAGCTTGTACACGCTTCACTTAGAATGACACCGTAGAGGGACAAAGGCAGGGATTCTTTGCCCGGCTTTAAAATGGTGATCAAAATATCATTTAATTTATAGACTTAGTTAAAGTTTTAAAGTGATCTTAGTACTCTGCAATTTATCCCCACCTTCATATAGAAGCGGGGATTCTTGCAGGGTTGTGTTAAATTATTTTATTTTTTCTGGAGATTTTTCATAGTTTGAATCAAAGAATTTCAAAAATTCATCTGTTTTATCTAACTCTGGCTTTCCATAGAGTACAGCTTGTTTGTCTAAGATTAATGAATAATTTTTAGCCTTTGCAAAAGCATCTAAATTCTTTTGA comes from Sulfurihydrogenibium sp. and encodes:
- a CDS encoding cation acetate symporter, producing MTKRSLMFYLLSVAVVGFAFAAGGLEGPVQKQAVNPLAITMFIIFVAATLGITYWAAKRTKTAKDFYTAGGGITGFQNGLAIAGDYMSAASFLGIAGLVYTSGYDGLLYSIGFLVGWPIVMFLLSEPLRNLGKYTFADVTSFRLEQRRIRILAAIGSLSVVTFYLIAQMVGAGKLIQLLFGLPYSTAVIVVGSLMIIYVAFGGMLATTWIQIIKAILLLGGASFMAFMVLVHFGFSFENLFQTAVSVHSKGEKIMAPGGLVSDPLNAISLGLALMFGTAGLPHILMRFFTVPNAKEARKSVFFATGFIGYFYILTFIIGFGAIALFVQHPEYFQNAKQIVIDGITKIVDANDPAKNLIGDKKALVGGENMTAIHLAEAVGGPAFMGFISAVAFATILAVVSGLTLAGASTVSHDLYANVFAKEKDEQKEVKVSKIATIIIGIFAIILGIVFEKQNVAFMVGLAFAIAASVNFPILILSIYWRNLTTTGAFWGGLAGLVVALVLIVISPTVWVDVLKNPEPIIKLKNPAIFSMLTTFVLTILISKLDNSQRAKEDREGFEPQYIRTQTGIGAEGAIHH
- a CDS encoding DUF485 domain-containing protein, with protein sequence MNKGLIEKIKNDPDFQKLVKERTRIMIILTLVELVVYFGFILLVAFNKEFLAQKLGEGATTIGIPIGIGVIVISFLLTGIYVYIANKDFDELTEKIKQKYAREV
- the acs gene encoding acetate--CoA ligase, with the translated sequence MEKADLLLKVDEKYYPPKEIVENAWVKDYESLYKKSIENREAFYEEIANELEWFQKWDKVLEWNYPYAKWFINAKTNITYNCIDRHVKNGKRNKVAFISVDEEGNERKVTYGELLDLVSRLANGLKSLGIKKGDRVSIYMPNTVEAAIAMLACARIGAIHSVVFAGFSEGALKIRIDDAKAKAVITATYTKRRGKKIPLFPTVKEAIRDLDFVEKIILWDRDNELSDEYEEYNVVDFYKLIKNSSKDCPPEIQDAEDPLFILYTSGTTGKPKGVLHTTGGYMVNTYMTSKYVFDLKENDIYWCTADVGWITGHSYIVYGPLANGVTSIMMEGVPVYPHPGIWWEYVEKYGVNVFYTAPTAIRMLMRFGDEIPAKYDLSTLKVLGSVGEPINPEAWLWYYKNIGRGKAVIVDTWWQTETGAHMITTVPSYPAKPGKAGKPMFGIEVAVVDKQGNPMPPNQVGHLVIKNPWPSMLRTCWGEPERYEKYWNEIPGYYSAGDLAAIDEEGYVMVVGRADDVLSVAGHRIGTAEVESAIVENNAVAEAAVIGKPNEIKGESIKAFVILKEGYEPSEELKERIKDTVRDVLGPIAVPDEIEFVDKLPKTRSGKIMRRLLKARELGLEIGDTSTLEE
- a CDS encoding outer membrane beta-barrel protein, whose amino-acid sequence is MKKLAVLSGAIFSVAVANAGQITVANSDIKIDGALTTGYFTSNNTGPSNSNHDSFKVSNFILGLSSDAKDGGIGFNVGFGTVLLPTVYDGGLVDNKAIINKSFGPIYAVLSYKPISSLTLDAGLLTTNIGYELATSFTNPNITYGAVWSAQPFIYPGARITYAVGDIKFYAEASKDKGYSDGNTSLPTSGAYAVGSLGTLYGVNYAISYYDYTAYKNLVDIVLSKSINDNLDVGINFDYQWLDSTAKVSGNDSKGYGVAGYVVPKFGNLSLPVRIEYVNDGSKGKESGIYNSVSKAWTIAATPTFRPTKNTYIRAEVSYVNSDEKIFKDSSGNSKDTKVSAAELGFLF
- a CDS encoding ammonium transporter, translating into MKKLLFLTASLVPLLSYAEEAKKLDVGNTAWVLVATALVMLMTPAGLALFYGGMTRSKNILNTIGMSFLAYCVVSVVWIVWGYSLAFGTDVGGVIGSLENIFLSGISVNDIWATGNIPTLLFVAFQLTFAAITVALISGAVIERMKFQAWLIFAILWATFVYSPIAHWVWGGGFLSKLGALDFAGGTVVHINAGVAGLVLAILLGKRNDYGKKAILPSSIVLTVAGAALLWFGWFGFNAGSELGADGIAASALLVTNTAAALGAITWMLVEWMVTKKPTLLGAASGVVSGLVAITPAAGFVDIIGSIVIGLVSGVIGFIGVYWLKSKLKYDDSLDAFGVHGLNGIWGAIATGIFANPNVNSVGKGLLYGNPGQVIVQFEAVLATIVYTAIMTAILYFITSILTGGARVDEEIEVVGLDESVHGERGFEI
- a CDS encoding OprD family outer membrane porin, which gives rise to MKKTLLVAALLSATVSQSMAANDLESAFKESKVMGQFRAFYIDRDYDVANSKGDRSAFAIGGKFGFETAAVNGLKFGIMAYTTNGINANRESWRNNPPYNGNPHMDPSLFGKDRKSVTYIGQLYLDYKYQNTAVKIGRQEINTPMAGMDDARMLPNLFEGALITNKDIPKTTIIAGHFWNMAYGTFANAYSACSYLGLQSGYGCGGYTALNQGLAKYDTGNFLNMGKQAIGKANAGVSVIAAIYEGLPNLKLQAWDYYAWDMLNILYLQGDYTLKLSDVKTTLSAQYINETNVGNNIKNVFGKEVGANLFGAKVNFNIPMPVVENFNLYAAYSQTGKDEGKLLNGGLITPWGGTPGFVQGTVTRLSYVADTSAWKVGTSFDIIKGLNLHLAYSYFNVGSKAVYSNRTHDASETNWDLTWKCRLIKNLELKARGIYTWNFVPGQNFTEYRLIANYNF